TCCTGTCCGTGTCGCTGCTGCGCGGCGAGGCCGCCCTGCTCCTGGCCACCCCCGACCACCTGGCGGGGGCGGCCGACGCCCTCGTCGCGGCGGGCGTCGACCTCGACCGTGCCCGGGGCGAGGGTCGCTACGTCGAGCGGGACGCCGCCGCCACGCTGGCCCTGTTCCGCACGCCGGACGGCATCGACGCCGACGCCTTCCACGCCGTCCTCGACCCGCTGCTGGCCGAGCTCACCGGGCGGTCCGGGGCCGTGGCCGCCTACGGCGAGATGGTCGGCCTGCTCGCCGAGGAGGGCGACCTGGCCGGCGCCGTCTTTCTCGAGGAGCTGTGGGGCAGCGTCACCCGGACCACGCCGGTGCGGCTGCTGTGCGGGTACGCCCACGGCCTGCTGCCCGGGCAGGCCGACCTCGACCTGGTGCAGGGCCTCCACGACACCGCGGCCCGGCCCGTGGACGCGACCTGGGCGCTCGACCTGCCCGCCGGCCCGGAGTCCGCGCCGCTGGCCCGTGCCGCCGTCACCGACCTGTGCCGGACCTGGGGGCTGGACGGGACGGAGTGGGCCGACGACCTCGTCCTGGTCGTCGCGGAGCTCGTCGGCAACGCCGTGCGCCA
This window of the Aquipuribacter hungaricus genome carries:
- a CDS encoding MEDS domain-containing protein, producing the protein MTAPTTRPHQVLLHDSGDGLAAGIASFLSVSLLRGEAALLLATPDHLAGAADALVAAGVDLDRARGEGRYVERDAAATLALFRTPDGIDADAFHAVLDPLLAELTGRSGAVAAYGEMVGLLAEEGDLAGAVFLEELWGSVTRTTPVRLLCGYAHGLLPGQADLDLVQGLHDTAARPVDATWALDLPAGPESAPLARAAVTDLCRTWGLDGTEWADDLVLVVAELVGNAVRHGGSRPTLAVDVHGGDVDLSVTDASDQLPAPRDDLLAENGRGYVIIDALSDSWGVERLPFGKRVWARLPLPRVAA